One genomic region from Carcharodon carcharias isolate sCarCar2 chromosome 12, sCarCar2.pri, whole genome shotgun sequence encodes:
- the sf3b1 gene encoding splicing factor 3B subunit 1 isoform X2, whose product MIYHSQMNSDAHKEKKGFVFIFFGSSASHDEKISIQYDPFAEHRPQRIAEREDEYKARRRQMIISPERHDPFADGGKTPDPKVHARTYMDVMREQHLTKEEREIRQQLAEKAKAGDLKAVNGSAQQPAKRKRRWDQTADQTPSATPKKVSSWDQAETPGHTPGHTPGHTPGHTPGHTPGHTPGNTPSQSRWDETPGRSKGSETPGATPSSRMWEPTPSHTPAGAATPGRDTPGHATPGHGGATSSVRKNRWDETPKTDRETPGHGSGWAETPRTDRGGDSIGETPTPGASKRKSRWDETPASQMGGSTPLLTPSGITPKGTPAMAMATPTPGHLMSMTPEQLQAWRWEREIDERNRPLTDEELDAMFPEGYKVLPPPAGYVPIRTPARKLTATPTPLGGLTGFHMQSEERSAKNMNDQPSGNLPFLKPDDIQYFDKLLVEVDESTLSPEEQKERKIMKLLLKIKNGTPPMRKAALRQITDKAREFGAGPLFNQILPLLMSPTLEDQERHLLVKVIDRILYKLDDLVRPYVHKILVVIEPLLIDEDYYARVEGREIISNLAKAAGLATMISTMRPDIDNMDEYVRNTTARAFAVVASALGIPSLLPFLKAVCKSKKSWQARHTGIKIVQQIAILMGCAILPHLRSLVEIIEHGLVDEQQKVRTISALAIAALAEAATPYGIESFDSVLKPLWKGIRQHRGKGLAAFLKAIGYLIPLMDAEYANYYTREVMLILIREFQSPDEEMKKIVLKVVKQCCGTDGVEANYIKTEILPPFFKHFWQHRMALDRRNYRQLVDTTVELANKVGAAEIISRIVDDLKDEAEQYRKMVMETIEKIMGNLGAADIDHKLEEQLIDGILYAFQEQTTEDSVMLNGFGTVVNALGKRVKPYLPQICGTVLWRLNNKSAKVRQQAADLISRIAVVMKTCQEEKLMGHLGVVLYEYLGEEYPEVLGSILGALKAIVNVIGMHKMTPPIKDLLPRLTPILKNRHEKVQENCIDLVGRIADRGAEYVSAREWMRICFELLELLKAHKKAIRRATVNTFGYIAKAIGPHDVLATLLNNLKVQERQNRVCTTVAIAIVAETCSPFTVLPALMNEYRVPELNVQNGVLKSLSFLFEYIGEMGKDYIYAVTPLLEDALMDRDLVHRQTASAVVQHMSLGVYGFGCEDALNHLLNYVWPNVFETSPHVIQAVMGALEGLRVALGPCRMLQYCLQGLFHPARKVRDVYWKIYNSIYIGSQDALIAHYPRIFNDEKNTHVRYELDYIL is encoded by the exons ATGATATACCACAGTCAAATGAACAG CGATGCCCATAAAGAAAAAAAAGGTTTTGTTTTCATCTTTTTTGGAAGTTCAGCCTCTCATGATGAGAAAATTTCCATTCAG TATGATCCATTTGCTGAACATCGGCCGCAGCGAATTGCGGAACGGGAAGATGAGTACAAAGCACGTAGGAGACAGATGATTATTTCCCCCGAACGCCATGATCCGTTTGCAGATG GTGGAAAGACACCAGATCCTAAGGTCCATGCCAGAACTTACATGGATGTTATGCGAGAACAGCATTTAACAAAGGAAGAG CGGGAAATAAGGCAACAGCTAGCTGAGAAAGCTAAAGCTGGAGATCTTAAGGCAGTCAATGGATCAGCTCAGCAGCCTGCTAAACGCAAGCGTCGGTGGGATCAGACAGCAGATCAAACTCCTAGTGCCACACCCAAGAAAGTATCCAGCTGGGACCAAGCAGAG ACTCCAGGCCATACTCCTGGACACACACCTGGACATACACCTGGACACACTCCAGGGCACACCCCTGGTCACACACCTGGAAACACTCCTTCTCAGAGCCGCTGGGATGAAACACCTGGTCGTTCAAAGGGTAGTGAGACTCCTGGCGCAACCCCCAGCTCCAGAATGTGGGAGCCCACTCCTAGTCACACACCAGCAGGGGCTGCTACACCAGGACGTGATACACCTGGGCATGCTACACCAGGTCATGGAGGCGCGACTTCCAGTGTGCGCAAAAACAGATGGGATGAAACTCCAAAAACAGATAGGG AAACGCCGGGACATGGCAGTGGCTGGGCTGAAACACCACGGACAGATCGTGGAGGTGACTCTATAGGTGAAACTCCAACCCCTGGTGCAAGCAAAAGAAAGTCTCGTTGGGATGAAACACCAGCTAGTCAAATGGGTGGCAGTACTCCATTGCTTACCCCTAGTGGAATTACACCAAAAGGCACACCGGCAATGGCTAtggcaacaccaacaccag GTCATTTGATGAGTATGACACCTGAACAACTACAGGCATGGCGTTGGGAGCGTGAAATTGATGAAAGAAATCGCCCACTTACAGATGAGGAACTGGATGCAATGTTCCCTGAAGGCTATAAG GTTCTTCCGCCTCCAGCTGGTTATGTCCCAATCCGAACACCCGCTCGTAAACTGACTGCAACCCCAACACCACTTGGAGGCCTAACTGGATTCCACATGCAGTCTGAAGAACGCTCTGCAAAGAATATGAATGACCAGCCTTCTGGAAACCTTCCATTCCTGAAGCCTGATGACATCCAGTACTTTGACAAATTGCTG GTTGAAGTTGATGAATCGACATTAAGCCCAGAGGAgcagaaggaaagaaagataaTGAAGTTGCTTCTGAAAATAAAGAATGGCACTCCACCAATGAGGAAG GCTGCTTTGCGTCAAATAACTGATAAAGCCAGAGAATTTGGAGCTGGTCCCCTGTTCAATCAGATTCTTCCACTGCTGATGTCCCCAACACTTGAAGACCAAGAGCGTCATTTGCTGGTTAAAGTTATTGATCGAATCCTGTATAAATTAGATGATTTAGTTCGACCTTATGTGCATAAG ATTCTTGTGGTTATTGAGCCATTGCTGATTGATGAGGACTATTATGCCAGAGTGGAAGGCAGAGAAATCATCTCTAATTTGGCAAAG GCTGCTGGTCTTGCCACAATGATTTCCACGATGCGTCCTGACATTGATAACATGGATGAGTATGTGCGTAACACAACAGCTAGAGCTTTTGCTGTTGTTGCATCTGCTCTGGGTATCCCATCACTGTTGCCCTTCCTTAAAGCCGTGTGTAAGAGCAAGAAATCGTGGCAGGCTCGGCATACAGGAATCAAAATTGTGCAGCAGATTGCCATCCTTATGGGTTGTGCCATCTTGCCTCATCTGAGGAGCTTGGTTGAAATTATTGAACATG GTTTGGTTGATGAACAGCAGAAGGTTCGGACCATTAGTGCTCTGGCTATTGCTGCCTTGGCTGAAGCTGCAACCCCATATGGTATTGAATCATTTGACTCTGTTCTGAAACCATTGTGGAAGGGTATTCGTCAACACAGAGGCAAA GGTCTAGCTGCCTTTTTAAAGGCTATTGGATACCTTATTCCTCTCATGGATGCTGAATATGCTAACTACTATACTCGCGAAGTGATGTTGATCCTTATCCGAGAGTTTCAGTCTCCTGATGAAGAAATGAAAAAGATTGTGCTCAAG GTGGTGAAACAGTGCTGTGGCACAGATGGTGTGGAAGCCAACTATATCAAAACTGAAATCCTTCCTCCATTCTTCAAGCACTTTTGGCAACATCGAATGGCTTTGGACAGAAGGAACTATAGACAG TTAGTAGACACCACAGTGGAACTTGCAAACAAAGTTGGAGCAGCTGAAATAATCTCTAGAATAGTTGATGATTTAAAAGATGAAGCTGAGCAATACAGAAAAATGGTGATGGAAACCATTGAAAAGATTATGGGTAACTTGGGAGCTGCCGACATTGAccacaaactggaagaacagcttATTGATGGTATCCTCTATGCCTTCCAGGAGCAGACTACTGAG GATTCTGTAATGTTGAATGGCTTTGGTACAGTGGTAAATGCATTAGGTAAGCGAGTGAAGCCCTATTTACCCCAGATTTGTGGTACAGTGTTGTGGCGTCTAAACAACAAATCAGCCAAAGTGCGACAGCAAGCTGCAGATCTAATCTCTCGAATTGCAGTTGTCATGAAGACATGTCAAGAG GAAAAACTGATGGGCCACTTGGGTGTTGTGCTATATGAATACCTTGGTGAAGAGTATCCCGAGGTTCTGGGTAGCATCTTGGGAGCACTTAAAGCTATTGTAAATGTTATAG GTATGCATAAGATGACTCCACCTATTAAGGATCTACTTCCACGCCTCACTCCAATTCTGAAGAACAGGCATGAGAAAGTTCAGGAGAATTGTATTGACTTGGTTGGACGAATTGCAGATCG TGGTGCAGAGTATGTATCTGCTCGTGAATGGATGAGGATCTGTTTTGAATTATTAGAACTTTTGAAGGCACACAAAAAAGCCATCAGAAGGGCAACAGTAAACACTTTCGGCTACATTGCAAAAGCTATTGG CCCACATGATGTACTGGCCACACTATTAAATAACCTGAAGGTTCAAGAACGCCAGAACAGAGTCTGTACCACAGTAGCTATTGCTATTGTGGCAGAAACATGCTCTCCATTCACTGTGTTACCTGCCTTGATGAATGAATACAGAGTTCCTGAACTGAATGTCCAGAATGGTGTGCTTAAATCTCTTTCATTCTTATTTGAGTACATTGGAGAAATGGGAAAGGATTATATTTATGCAGTTACACCATTACTTGAAGATGCTTTAATGGACAG